Genomic window (Jatrophihabitans sp.):
TGAACGGCTTTGACAAGCATCAAGGCCACGATCAGCCAGATGGCGAGGGTTTCGCCCTCGGGCGCTGCTAGGCGGTCGAGGACCTGTTTGGCGATGAGGCCCGGTATTATGCCTACGAGGAAGAACGCCGCTCCGATGGCGGCGTCTGCGAGGAACGCCCAGCGGTGCTGCCGCAGCAGCACGAGAGGCAGCCGCCTCGCGCGGTCCCGGGTCAGCATGACCGCTCGCCGCCCGGTGTGGCCTCAAGGTCGTTCACACCGTGAGCTAGCAGTCGGCTGAACCTCGACCGAGGATTCGCGACGAGGTCGAGGCGCCGGCCATACTCGGCGACCTGCCCGTCCTCCAGAAGGAGGATCCAGTCGGCTTCGGTGATAGTCGACAGTCGATGCGCGACCACGACCCCGGTCCGGCCGGTCAACAGCTTGGTCATGGCTTGCCTGACCAATTGCTCCGTGGCGGGATCCAGACGCGATGACGCCTCGTCCAGCAGGACCACGGCCGGGTCGCTCAGGAACGCCCGGACGAATGAGACGAGCTGCTCCTCGCCGGCGGACAGGCCGGAGCCGCCTGGCACTAACACCGTGTCGAATCCGGCGGGTAACCGTTCCAGCCAGCCGCTCATTCCGAGTTCCTCGAATGCGCGACGCACCTCCGCATCGGACCGGGACTGGTCGAAGATGGTGACGTTGTTCCGCAGCGTCGTCTTGAACAGCTGCACTTCCTGCGGGATCACGACCACTCGCTCCCGGATGCCGGGACGGTCGATGGCGGCGATATCCACGTCGTTCAGCAGGATCGTGCCGCCGGTCGGCGCGTACAGGGCGGCCAGCAGCCGCACGAGCGTGCTCTTGCCGCTGCCGGTGCGGCCCACAACTCCGAGGGTGTCCCCGGCGGGCAACACGATGTCGATGTCGCGGAGCGCGGCGGGCAACTCCGGGGAATAACGGAAGCTCATTCGGCGAAGTTCGATGCGTACGGGCCCCGGCGGAAAGGGTCGTCGGTCGCCCATCGGCGTCGTGCCCGGAAGGTCCAGGAGCTGCTGCAGCCGCCCTACGCAGGAAGCGGCCGCCTGGTAGTCCTGAACTTGATAGGCCATCTGGTCCAACGGCTGCATCATTTGCTGGGTGTAGAGAAAGACCAGGAAGACCGTGCCGATGGTCATCGCACCAACGGAATAGAGATGTGTCGACCAGAGCAACGCCACCGCGGTGCCCGACCAGGCGGCGAAGGAGGCCGCGGCCCACAGCGCGATGATGCCCCAGATGCCGGCCGACTGCTCTGCGCGAAAGACTTCCCGGGTGGCGCCGGACAGTCGCTGTCGCGTGTACGCCAGGCCACCCACGCCCTGAACGTCGGGCGCGGCGGTCAGTGCCTCCTCGAGAAAGCCGCTTAGGCCAGCGGATGCCTGGCGGAAACGGTTGAACGACGTCCGACCCAGCCGGGCGAGCCGGCGCAGCGCCAGCGTGACGAGGACGGTGAGGACACCGATGCTGACACCGATCCGCCAGTCGACCAAGAGGAGCGCGACGATCAACCCAGCCAGCAGCAACACTTGCCCTACCACCATCATCACGAATCGGGACAAGAAGTTCGCCAGCA
Coding sequences:
- a CDS encoding ABC transporter ATP-binding protein, coding for MTWRFATRRLGRHPLAITVLALTLFGGVGLSLLSPLLIRQYIDQEMTRSAPPVASAAILVSGYLLVSLVVQLAAVGEAAVAERLARTVMDQVRVDVTQHCLTLGMDFHNATRPGDMVERIEGDVNLLANFLSRFVMMVVGQVLLLAGLIVALLLVDWRIGVSIGVLTVLVTLALRRLARLGRTSFNRFRQASAGLSGFLEEALTAAPDVQGVGGLAYTRQRLSGATREVFRAEQSAGIWGIIALWAAASFAAWSGTAVALLWSTHLYSVGAMTIGTVFLVFLYTQQMMQPLDQMAYQVQDYQAAASCVGRLQQLLDLPGTTPMGDRRPFPPGPVRIELRRMSFRYSPELPAALRDIDIVLPAGDTLGVVGRTGSGKSTLVRLLAALYAPTGGTILLNDVDIAAIDRPGIRERVVVIPQEVQLFKTTLRNNVTIFDQSRSDAEVRRAFEELGMSGWLERLPAGFDTVLVPGGSGLSAGEEQLVSFVRAFLSDPAVVLLDEASSRLDPATEQLVRQAMTKLLTGRTGVVVAHRLSTITEADWILLLEDGQVAEYGRRLDLVANPRSRFSRLLAHGVNDLEATPGGERSC